The Haloplanus sp. CK5-1 genome contains a region encoding:
- a CDS encoding HNH endonuclease, giving the protein MVETQGDAYMLTDEGRQFVADAVEQWADTTWTDTASDTELIAATYETTTHARAVDPEFRATVLSRHDRTCPVSGVDHPGLLDVAHVLSWSDYPEYRADVANVLPLSKTHHAAFDRELFTLDQDYRLRVNPAFETESELLQRTIINRAGERVRLSAEGLDPAYLRQHNAALGWV; this is encoded by the coding sequence CTGGTCGAGACGCAGGGAGACGCGTATATGTTGACGGACGAGGGTCGGCAGTTCGTTGCGGACGCCGTCGAACAGTGGGCAGATACCACGTGGACGGATACTGCGTCTGACACCGAACTGATTGCCGCCACCTACGAGACCACGACACACGCGCGGGCGGTTGATCCGGAGTTCCGAGCTACAGTCCTGTCGCGGCACGATCGAACGTGCCCGGTGTCGGGTGTTGATCATCCAGGGTTGTTGGACGTCGCCCACGTGCTGTCGTGGAGTGACTATCCTGAGTACCGTGCTGACGTAGCGAACGTCCTCCCGCTGAGCAAAACGCATCACGCTGCGTTTGACCGTGAGTTATTCACGCTCGACCAGGACTATCGGCTTCGCGTGAACCCTGCATTTGAGACCGAGAGCGAGTTACTGCAGCGGACGATCATCAACCGTGCTGGTGAGCGGGTGCGGCTCTCTGCCGAGGGGCTGGATCCGGCGTATCTTAGACAACATAACGCGGCGCTCGGGTGGGTGTGA
- a CDS encoding nucleotidyl transferase AbiEii/AbiGii toxin family protein: MSDADRSQYSDEVTEFSENELQQLLEATSPPVSLLGGWAVHLHVTEAFEAENGREYIGSRDIDLGVHVEPEWDVETLQSKPVSTTLTAVESEMEYNRGRFGFYQYFHRMTKERLSDEEANDYRQHEIFRLDIDVLPSTEELDAFAEAFGFRPPADPLLKPVFGDGEFQVLNEFVEWEAPTEVRLAPREILAAMKVRAFPDRDKSHKRLKDLADLHALLWYGSDFNQLQSEVTAHLSQEDITQFTETVTDSGFANAAGLIEVDATVLQNSIQRLLA, from the coding sequence ATGAGTGATGCCGATCGTAGCCAGTACTCTGACGAAGTCACAGAATTCTCCGAGAACGAACTTCAACAACTTCTGGAGGCCACATCACCCCCTGTGAGTCTCCTCGGTGGGTGGGCAGTCCATCTTCACGTGACGGAAGCATTCGAAGCCGAAAACGGGCGGGAGTATATCGGTTCACGGGACATCGATCTTGGCGTACACGTCGAACCAGAGTGGGATGTCGAAACGCTTCAGTCAAAACCCGTTTCCACCACACTCACTGCCGTTGAATCAGAGATGGAGTACAACCGAGGTCGGTTTGGGTTCTATCAGTACTTCCACCGAATGACGAAGGAACGACTCAGTGATGAGGAAGCAAACGATTATCGGCAGCACGAGATCTTCCGTCTCGATATCGATGTGCTCCCGAGTACCGAAGAATTAGACGCATTTGCTGAGGCGTTCGGGTTTCGACCACCAGCTGATCCACTACTAAAGCCAGTGTTTGGCGACGGGGAATTTCAGGTACTCAACGAGTTCGTCGAATGGGAAGCCCCCACCGAGGTCCGTCTGGCTCCAAGAGAGATACTTGCAGCAATGAAAGTTCGAGCCTTTCCGGATCGAGACAAGAGTCACAAGCGATTGAAAGATTTGGCTGACCTTCACGCACTCCTTTGGTATGGGAGTGATTTCAACCAGCTCCAGTCGGAGGTCACCGCTCACCTGTCACAAGAAGACATCACACAGTTCACAGAGACTGTTACCGATTCCGGATTTGCGAATGCTGCAGGGCTTATCGAAGTTGATGCGACTGTGCTACAGAATTCAATCCAACGATTACTTGCCTGA